Sequence from the Gemmatimonadaceae bacterium genome:
CACCAGCTCCCACGACGACACGACATCGACGTCGCTCGATCCGCTCGCCGTCGAGTGGAATCGCGCGGTCGCCTGTCCGGCAACGGTCTGGTGCGCACTCGAGGAATCCGCGAGGACGAGCGTGTGCTTCGACTCGTCGTGCTCGAAGAAATAGAAGATCCCGTACTCTTCCATGAGACGCGATACGAACGCGAAATCCGTCTCGCGGTACTGCACGCAATAGTCGAGCGGCTGATAGGTGCCGGTGACGTTCAACGTGTAATCGATGTTCGCCTCCTTGAACACCGCTTCGATGACGTCGGTGACGCTTTTTTGCTGGAAGATGCGAATGTCCGCGCGACGGGTGAGCAACGACAGCACGGGGACGAGCTGCGCGCGGTACCAGATGAACGTGGAATCCGAGCCCGTTTGCGCGAACGAGCTCACGACGCCGTTGATGTGGCGCGAGACGTCGCCGGAGGCATCGGCGATCGCGATCGTCATCGGCTGGGCGATCAGCTGTTTCGCGTCGACGGCGGTGTCGCGGGTGGCGCACAGCGAGAGGTCGAACCGGAACGGCATCGAGATGCCCTCGCTGCCGGAAAATCCGGCCAGGAGCAGCACGTCTTTGCCTAACGGAGTGGTCACCTTCAGCAGGCGATCGTCCTGCGTATAGTCGCTCACGGCTCACCGCCTTTGGCCGGGCTCGGCGCCCGGTCTGGAAGAAACGCGCGTCGCACGCATGCCCGCGTGCCCAACCGCAGTGCTGTCACGCGACGGCCGCCGGTTCCGCGGCCGGCGCGGCCGCCGGCGTCGACGTGGACGTCGCGCTGTCGACGTGGTAGTCGAACGCGCCGTCGGCGCCCACACCCACCCGAATGGCGCTCATCCGATCCCCGGCCGCCATACGCTCGAGCAGCTCGCGCGAGATTTCGGGCAGCAGCGTGTTGGTGAGAATGTTGTCCACGTTGCGCGCGCCGCTCTCGACCTCCGTGCAGCGCTCGGCCACCTGGTTGACGAGCGCATCGTCGTACGTCATGGCGACGCGGTGGGTCTCGTTCAGGCGGCGCTGGATCTTGCCTAACTTGAGCTTGATGATGCGCTTCAGGTTCTCGTCCCGGATCGGGAAGTACGGAATGATCACCATGCGGCCGAGGAACGCCGGCTTGAACACCTTGTCCAACTCCGGCTTGAGCGCTTTCACCAGGCCTTCGTCGCTCGGCGCCGTCTCGGGATCGGCGCACAACTTCATGATCGTGTCGGTGCCGGCATTGGTCGTCAGGATGATGATCGAGTTGCGGAAATCGATCTGCCGCCCTTCGCCGTCCTCCATCTGCCCCTTGTCGAACACCTGGAAGAAGAGCTCGAGCACGTCGGGGTGCGCCTTTTCCACCTCGTCCAGCAGCACCACCGAATAGGGCCGCCGGCGCACGGCTTCCGTTAGGACACCGCCTTCGCCGTAGCCCACGTATCCCGGGGGCGACCCCTTGAGCGTGGACACGGTGTGCGCTTCCTGGAACTCCGACATGTTGATGGTGATGAGATTCCGCTCGCCGCCGTAGAGCAGGTCGCAGAGCGCCAGCGCCGTTTCCGTCTTGCCGACGCCGCTCGGTCCCACGAGCATGAACACGCCTTTCGGCTTGTTCGGGTCTTCGATCCCGGCGCGCGACGTGCGGATGCGCCGGCTGATGAGCTCGAGCGCGTGCGATTGCCCGATCAGCCGCTTGCCCAGATGGCTCTCGAGCTCGAGCACGGTGGCGGTCTCGTCGCGCTGCATCTTGCCCACCGGAATGCCGGTCCACCCCGAAATCACTTCGCCGACGATGCCGGCGTCCACGCAGACGCGCACGAGGGGCGTCTCGCCCTGGAGCGCCGCCAGGCGGTCCTGGAGCGCGGCCATTTCGTCGCGCTGCGACGCCGTCCCATCGCCGCCTCCGTTCGCGGCGGCGCCTGCCTCGAGCGCTTCGCGAAGCGCGCGGATTTTCGCCACGAGATCGCGCTCCTCGGCCCAACGCGTGCTGAGCGCGCCCAGGCTCGCTCCCACCTCGGCGCGTTCCTCGGCGATCTTGCCCAACCGTTCGGCGTGGTCGCCGCCGGCCGCCGCTTCGCGGGACAGCACGCGCTCCTGCACCGCCAGGTCGTCGAGGCGCCGTTGGGCATCCTCGATCGCCGGCGGCGTGGCGTTCTGGCCTAACGCAAGACGGGCGCACGCGGTGTCGAGCACGCTCACCGCCTTGTCGGGCAGCTGCCGGTCCGCCAAAAACCGGTGGGAGAGCCGGACCGCCGCATCGACGCCGTCATCCAGGATGCGCACCTTGTGGTGGTGCTCGAGCGACGGCACGATCCCCCGCATCATGAGCAGGCACTGCTCTTCGCTCGGCTCCTCCACCTTGACTAACTGGAAGCGGCGCGCGAGGGCCGGATCCTTCTCGAAATACTTCTTGTACTCGGACCAGGTCGTGGCCGCGAGCGTCCGCAGCTCGCCGCGCGCCAGCGCGGGCTTGAGCAGATTCGCCGCGTCGCCCTGGCCGGCCGAACCGCCCGCGCCAATCATCGTGTGCGCTTCGTCGATGAACAGGATGATCGGCGTCGGCGACTGCTTCACCTCTTCGATCAGTCCCTTGAGTCGATTCTCGAACTCGCCTTTCACGCCCGCGCCGGCCTGCAGCAGCGCCAGGTCGAGCGTGCGCAGCGTGACGTTCTTGAGCGACGGCGGCACGTCGCCCTCGGCGATGCGCCGCGCGAAGCCTTCGACGACCGCGGTCTTGCCCACGCCGGCCTCGCCGACGAGAATCGGGTTGTTCTGACGGCGCCGCGTGAGGATGTCGACGCACTGGCGCACTTCGAAGTCGCGGCCCAACACCGGATCGATCTTGCCGTCGCGCGCCTTCTGCGTCAGGTCGACCGTGTACTGGTCCAAGTTAGGCGTGCGTCCGCCGGCCGCGCGCGGCGCGCCCGCGCCGGCGCCCGAGTTCGGAGCCTCGCCGGCGCCGCCCCCGATCTCCTCCGACGAGGACGCCACGATCGCCGCCAGATCCTTCCGCAGCGCCTCGGCCGGGATCTTCGCGAACTCTCTGCTGGCGTCGCCAACCATGCGCGCCAACTCGGGATCGGATGCGAGCGCGAGGATGGTGTGGCCGCTCCGCACCGTGCTCGCGCCGAAGTCGACCGACCCGATGGTCCACGCCTCGGTGAACATCTCGACCAGCTTCGGGCTCAGCACGGGCGTACGCGCGTTGCCCGTTTTGAGGCGGTCGAGGCTGCGCGTGAGCTCGCCCGCGAAGCGCGAGCGGTCGATCCCGTAGTGCTTGAGGATGAACGTCAGGTCGCTGTCGGGCACGTCGAGCAGCTTCATCAAGTAGTGCTCGACTTCCACGTCGTAGTGGGTGCGCGAGAGGCACAATCCGGCGGCCGACTCGAGTGCGTTGCGGGTCACCGGGTTGAGCTTGCCGATGAGGTGCTTCAGGTTGACGGTCATGAGACGCCGGTCCGGGCTTAGAGAGTGAGAACGGTTTCGTCTGGGTCGCGGTCGAGGGGCGCGCTGCGGAGCCAGGTGCACCAGCCTAACGGAGCGGCGCCTTCGTCATCGGCGCCGAGCGTGCAGGCGGGCACCGCTTCGCGGTCGAGCACGAGCTGCAGCTCGACGTCGGTCCGGCCGCCGGTGAAGAAGGCAGCG
This genomic interval carries:
- the tssH gene encoding type VI secretion system ATPase TssH; this translates as MTVNLKHLIGKLNPVTRNALESAAGLCLSRTHYDVEVEHYLMKLLDVPDSDLTFILKHYGIDRSRFAGELTRSLDRLKTGNARTPVLSPKLVEMFTEAWTIGSVDFGASTVRSGHTILALASDPELARMVGDASREFAKIPAEALRKDLAAIVASSSEEIGGGAGEAPNSGAGAGAPRAAGGRTPNLDQYTVDLTQKARDGKIDPVLGRDFEVRQCVDILTRRRQNNPILVGEAGVGKTAVVEGFARRIAEGDVPPSLKNVTLRTLDLALLQAGAGVKGEFENRLKGLIEEVKQSPTPIILFIDEAHTMIGAGGSAGQGDAANLLKPALARGELRTLAATTWSEYKKYFEKDPALARRFQLVKVEEPSEEQCLLMMRGIVPSLEHHHKVRILDDGVDAAVRLSHRFLADRQLPDKAVSVLDTACARLALGQNATPPAIEDAQRRLDDLAVQERVLSREAAAGGDHAERLGKIAEERAEVGASLGALSTRWAEERDLVAKIRALREALEAGAAANGGGDGTASQRDEMAALQDRLAALQGETPLVRVCVDAGIVGEVISGWTGIPVGKMQRDETATVLELESHLGKRLIGQSHALELISRRIRTSRAGIEDPNKPKGVFMLVGPSGVGKTETALALCDLLYGGERNLITINMSEFQEAHTVSTLKGSPPGYVGYGEGGVLTEAVRRRPYSVVLLDEVEKAHPDVLELFFQVFDKGQMEDGEGRQIDFRNSIIILTTNAGTDTIMKLCADPETAPSDEGLVKALKPELDKVFKPAFLGRMVIIPYFPIRDENLKRIIKLKLGKIQRRLNETHRVAMTYDDALVNQVAERCTEVESGARNVDNILTNTLLPEISRELLERMAAGDRMSAIRVGVGADGAFDYHVDSATSTSTPAAAPAAEPAAVA